The genomic DNA CCGGAAGCCGATCATCTTAAGGCAATGCCTCCAGATGTGCTGCAGGATAAGTTTGAAGTACAATTGCATATGAACAGTGAGGTAATGTCCATTCACCCGGATGAGAAGGTGATTACCGTACGCCAGAAAGGCGAGGAAGTGAAATATCCATATGATAAGCTGTTGATTGCGACAGGAGCACGCCCTCGTTTACCGGACTGGACGGGCGGAAAGCTTGATGGAGTATTCCCGGTAAATACAATGGCGGATGCGCACAGAATCAATGCATGGATTGAAGAAGAAGATGCTAGAAAAGTTGTTATTATCGGTGGAGGATATATTGGACTTGAGATGGCGGAGACTCTGACGCATAAAGGATGTAGGGTGACAGTTGTCACGCGCGGAGCCCAACTATTAAATCCCTTTGATCCGGATATGGCTAAGCTTGCGGAAGAAGAACTGCGAAAACATGGTGTAGATGTGTATTTGCAGGAGGATGTAATCGAAGTAAGAGGAGAAAACGGTCGAGCCGCCGAAGTATTAACAGAGAGGACAAGTTTTTCGGCACAGACGGTAATTGTGGCGGTAGGAATTATCCCGAACAGCGAGATGGCAATCGCGGCTGGAATACGGACAGGCCTAATGAATGCTATTGAAGTGAATGAGAAGATGGAGACAAGCCTTCCAGACATTTATGCTGCTGGGGATTGTGCCACTCAATATCATATGCTCAAGAAGATGGATGATTATATTCCGCTTGGAACAACGGCCAACAAGCAGGGGAATATCGCTGGTTATAACATGGCAAACAGTGAGAAAGTCTTCCCTGGAATATTGGGAACGGCGATTCTAAAAGCATTCGATCTAGAATGTGCGCGTACCGGTCTTAATGAAGAGGAAGCACGTAAGGCAGGGATTGCATTTGCTTGTGTAACCCGCCGTACGAAAGATCATGCCGGCTACTATCCCGATGCTAAGACATTATATGTGAAGCTTTTATATCAAGCAGATACGCATATACTGCTAGGCGGACAGCTTATCGGGTATGGGGGTACAAAGCGAATTGATACGCTTGCTTGTGCCATTACTTCCGGTATGACACTCGAAGAACTCATAGATCTTGATGTAGCATATGCTCCTCCGTTTTCCGGAGTATGGGATCCTATCCAACAGGCTGCCAGAGAAGTGCTCAAGGGACTAACCAATAATAAGGAAAAGAGGTAATGGATATGAAAACGAAAACGATTCTAGTTCCGGTTGACGGATCGCAACATGCGCTGCGGGCATTGAGAGAGGCAGCGGATATGGCGAAAGCTTTTGATGGCACTATTCTTTTGTTAAATGTTCAATATGATTTAGAGACCTTCCATACGCGTCGTTTTTTTAGTCGTGAACAGATCGAGCAGTATGAAAAAGAACTGAGCGATGAGGTACTTACTCCTGCCGTAGATGAATTACGACAGTATGAAGTAGCGTTTGAAGTGAAGGTAAGGGTGGGCAGCCCGAAAAAAGAAATTATAGCGGAAGCGTCAGAATGCAGTGCTGACTATATTGTAATGGGTTCGCGCGGCATGGGTTCAGTGATGGGGAGTGTGCTAGGGAGCGTAAGTTATGGCGTACTAAA from Aneurinibacillus sp. REN35 includes the following:
- a CDS encoding FAD-dependent oxidoreductase: MTRHIIIGGDAAGLSAATQIRRLDPEAEIIVFEKDNIISYAKCGLPYYIGGIIPEADHLKAMPPDVLQDKFEVQLHMNSEVMSIHPDEKVITVRQKGEEVKYPYDKLLIATGARPRLPDWTGGKLDGVFPVNTMADAHRINAWIEEEDARKVVIIGGGYIGLEMAETLTHKGCRVTVVTRGAQLLNPFDPDMAKLAEEELRKHGVDVYLQEDVIEVRGENGRAAEVLTERTSFSAQTVIVAVGIIPNSEMAIAAGIRTGLMNAIEVNEKMETSLPDIYAAGDCATQYHMLKKMDDYIPLGTTANKQGNIAGYNMANSEKVFPGILGTAILKAFDLECARTGLNEEEARKAGIAFACVTRRTKDHAGYYPDAKTLYVKLLYQADTHILLGGQLIGYGGTKRIDTLACAITSGMTLEELIDLDVAYAPPFSGVWDPIQQAAREVLKGLTNNKEKR
- a CDS encoding universal stress protein: MKTKTILVPVDGSQHALRALREAADMAKAFDGTILLLNVQYDLETFHTRRFFSREQIEQYEKELSDEVLTPAVDELRQYEVAFEVKVRVGSPKKEIIAEASECSADYIVMGSRGMGSVMGSVLGSVSYGVLNEASCPVVIVPNRKEK